The following proteins are co-located in the Microbacterium sp. SORGH_AS_0888 genome:
- a CDS encoding glycosyltransferase, which produces MTSSASPLETFSARETRLLEGALSFHALTAPGRELDVHLYRHHSELTPRTTDDRTFDGASRIFRDRIGTLRVKSLVPAEDVSVSGRASGLIEERNRHIMISPDSILELPPRRWVPRDPVRKALRAFRTRYPLAYDLARDLELLRFRRTVSSPAPRRDYAAEFAPKGAHEFDRIVPAPLPAAGAPRAVLLGLHWLEMGGAERWALECVRLVREAGMLPIVLTNVDSHHPFVLRPELDGALLIPFSEPTHYSQTPGFEQMLRGLLRVFDIRGVSVHHNQWLYDRLPWLKVSRPSLPVVDSTHIVEYRGGGYPRSGVVADRYIDQHHVISPSLERWFVDTQHVDAEHLVMAPLLELTVGPERQPCLPRKPEQPLAVAFIGRMSRQKSPEIFVAIAERAKRQGIAARFIMHGDGELDTWVDEMIESRGLSDVLERRRSETPVADTLDDADVLMVTSHNEGLTLTTLEAIAHGVPVVSSDVGAQRDLVPEEALFTSDPYRGVRQASALLQKIEQDDEWRVRIWETEAAREDALRQARSATNWFREEVSKW; this is translated from the coding sequence GTGACGAGTTCGGCCAGCCCGCTCGAGACATTCTCTGCCCGTGAGACCCGGCTGCTCGAGGGAGCGCTGTCCTTTCATGCACTCACGGCACCGGGGCGCGAGTTGGACGTACATCTCTATCGTCATCACAGCGAGCTCACGCCGCGGACGACCGACGACCGCACATTCGATGGTGCGAGCAGGATCTTCAGAGACAGGATCGGCACGCTCAGGGTGAAAAGCCTCGTCCCCGCCGAGGACGTCTCCGTGAGTGGGCGTGCCAGCGGGCTCATCGAGGAACGCAATCGTCACATCATGATCTCGCCCGACTCGATCTTGGAGCTTCCCCCACGACGCTGGGTTCCCCGCGACCCGGTGCGAAAGGCGTTGCGTGCTTTCCGGACGCGCTATCCGCTTGCCTACGACCTCGCGCGAGATCTCGAGCTCCTCCGCTTTCGGCGCACGGTGAGTTCGCCCGCGCCGCGACGGGACTATGCGGCTGAGTTCGCGCCGAAAGGCGCGCACGAGTTCGATCGCATCGTTCCCGCACCGCTTCCGGCCGCCGGCGCCCCGCGAGCTGTGCTTCTCGGGTTGCACTGGCTCGAGATGGGCGGTGCCGAGCGGTGGGCGCTCGAGTGTGTACGCCTGGTCCGTGAGGCTGGCATGCTCCCGATCGTGCTCACCAACGTCGACTCGCACCATCCTTTTGTTCTTCGCCCGGAACTCGACGGCGCGCTCTTGATTCCCTTCTCCGAGCCCACGCACTATTCGCAGACCCCTGGATTCGAACAGATGCTTCGGGGACTGCTTCGGGTGTTCGACATCCGAGGGGTATCGGTTCACCACAATCAGTGGCTCTATGACCGGCTTCCATGGCTCAAGGTCTCCAGGCCCTCGCTGCCGGTGGTTGACTCCACTCATATCGTCGAGTATCGAGGCGGAGGCTATCCGCGAAGCGGCGTGGTCGCAGACCGGTATATCGACCAACACCATGTGATCTCGCCGTCGCTCGAACGTTGGTTCGTGGATACACAGCACGTGGATGCTGAGCATCTCGTGATGGCGCCTCTCCTGGAGCTCACCGTCGGGCCCGAACGTCAGCCGTGCCTGCCGCGCAAACCGGAGCAGCCATTGGCCGTCGCGTTCATCGGCCGGATGAGTCGGCAGAAGTCTCCCGAGATCTTCGTTGCGATCGCGGAGCGCGCCAAGCGCCAAGGGATTGCAGCCAGGTTCATCATGCACGGTGACGGGGAGCTCGACACATGGGTCGACGAGATGATCGAGTCACGTGGGCTGAGTGACGTGCTCGAACGTCGCCGGTCGGAAACCCCCGTAGCGGATACGCTCGACGACGCCGATGTCCTCATGGTGACCAGCCACAACGAAGGTTTGACGCTCACGACGTTGGAGGCGATCGCGCACGGAGTGCCGGTCGTTTCCTCGGACGTCGGGGCTCAACGCGATCTCGTGCCCGAAGAGGCTCTTTTTACTTCAGATCCTTACCGCGGCGTCCGTCAGGCATCTGCGCTGCTCCAGAAGATCGAGCAGGACGACGAGTGGCGCGTTCGGATCTGGGAAACGGAAGCCGCACGAGAAGATGCGCTTCGTCAGGCCCGCTCAGCAACGAACTGGTTCCGTGAGGAAGTGTCCAAATGGTGA